A window of the Bacteroidota bacterium genome harbors these coding sequences:
- a CDS encoding FprA family A-type flavoprotein produces MTKAHTLEVTKDVEWIGILDPDLDVFDIIMETKYGTTYNSFFINAEKKTIIETSKEGFQDEYLEKVKSVCNPAEIEYIILNHTEPDHSGNLKYLLEIAPNATVVASGNALKYLPDIVGKEFKSLRAKDGESLDLGNKTIHFIAAPNLHWPDTIYSYLVEDKLLFTCDSFGSHFCDARMFDDEVDNFDEAYKYYFDVILKPFSKFMLKAIDKIKDLDIKMICPGHGPILRSYWEKYVAIAAEYAQQEIENREREGFQVFIPYVSAYGYTKKIAEAIAEGVKEVANVSVELCDIQDKDFHFLDHKIAGSKALIIGSPTINQNILPQIYQLFASINPIRDRGKAYAAFGSFGWSGEGVGIIENALSTLKLVKLQEGMKVKFSPKIYNPELKEFGKRFGESLTQ; encoded by the coding sequence ATGACAAAAGCACATACATTAGAAGTTACCAAAGATGTGGAATGGATAGGCATATTGGATCCTGATTTGGATGTTTTCGACATCATCATGGAAACAAAATATGGTACAACCTATAATTCTTTCTTTATCAATGCTGAGAAAAAAACCATTATTGAAACATCAAAAGAAGGTTTTCAGGACGAATATTTAGAAAAAGTAAAAAGTGTTTGTAATCCTGCTGAAATTGAATACATCATTCTAAATCATACAGAACCTGATCATTCAGGCAATCTGAAATATTTATTGGAAATTGCGCCCAATGCAACAGTGGTGGCCAGTGGAAATGCATTGAAATACTTGCCTGATATTGTAGGCAAGGAATTCAAATCATTGCGAGCCAAAGATGGCGAATCTCTTGATTTGGGCAATAAAACCATTCATTTTATTGCTGCTCCAAATCTTCATTGGCCCGATACCATATACTCCTATCTAGTTGAAGACAAACTATTATTTACCTGCGATTCCTTTGGATCTCATTTTTGTGATGCTCGCATGTTTGATGATGAAGTCGATAATTTTGACGAAGCCTATAAATATTACTTTGACGTAATTCTTAAGCCCTTCAGTAAATTCATGCTCAAGGCCATTGACAAAATAAAGGATCTGGATATTAAAATGATATGCCCTGGTCATGGTCCAATTTTGCGCTCATACTGGGAAAAATATGTTGCCATTGCTGCAGAATATGCCCAACAGGAAATCGAGAATCGAGAAAGAGAAGGCTTTCAAGTTTTCATTCCTTATGTTTCGGCTTATGGCTATACTAAAAAAATAGCTGAAGCTATTGCTGAAGGAGTTAAAGAAGTAGCCAATGTAAGTGTTGAACTATGTGATATACAGGATAAAGATTTCCATTTTCTGGATCATAAAATTGCTGGTTCTAAGGCATTAATTATTGGCTCACCCACCATCAATCAGAATATTCTTCCTCAGATTTATCAATTATTCGCCTCTATTAATCCTATTCGAGATAGAGGGAAAGCCTATGCTGCTTTTGGTTCTTTTGGCTGGAGCGGTGAAGGTGTTGGAATTATTGAGAATGC